Proteins co-encoded in one Dyadobacter sp. CECT 9275 genomic window:
- a CDS encoding DUF3872 domain-containing protein, which translates to MIAIFNKFRIGLVPIYVMLAILTASVTLVSCSKDDELEIQNDFPFEVNVMPVPKDVANGQTVEIRIAIQRTGNYSNTQYFLRYFQFDGQGTLRYYDEQPYLPNDLYPLPTEQFRLYYTSTSAVSQSFDVWISDSFGNEKQISFQFNSAD; encoded by the coding sequence ATGATAGCAATATTTAATAAATTCAGAATAGGATTAGTGCCGATATATGTAATGCTGGCAATCCTAACAGCTTCGGTAACTTTAGTATCTTGTAGTAAAGATGATGAACTCGAAATACAGAACGATTTTCCTTTCGAGGTAAACGTGATGCCAGTTCCAAAAGATGTAGCCAATGGACAAACGGTAGAAATACGCATTGCCATACAGCGAACAGGCAATTACAGCAACACACAGTATTTTCTTCGCTATTTCCAATTTGACGGACAAGGCACATTGCGGTATTACGATGAGCAACCATATTTACCGAACGATTTATACCCATTACCCACAGAGCAATTTCGGTTGTACTATACTTCAACATCTGCCGTTTCGCAATCCTTTGATGTTTGGATTTCGGACAGCTTTGGAAATGAAAAACAGATAAGTTTTCAGTTTAATAGTGCTGATTAA
- a CDS encoding molybdenum ABC transporter permease, which produces MVASLVIGIIFLIAGLGLRYWLNRRKFYRRGPMGAEGFSSYESSVFIKFIEKVGKWIAYGLIIFGLLSLWVYSREKKDREIQNMEIQKQN; this is translated from the coding sequence ATGGTCGCATCATTGGTTATAGGAATAATATTTTTGATTGCAGGTTTAGGACTTCGCTATTGGCTTAACCGACGAAAGTTTTACAGGCGTGGTCCGATGGGAGCCGAAGGTTTTTCATCTTATGAAAGTTCGGTTTTCATTAAATTTATTGAAAAGGTTGGTAAATGGATAGCTTATGGATTGATTATATTTGGACTTTTATCACTTTGGGTTTATTCTCGTGAGAAAAAAGATAGGGAAATCCAAAACATGGAAATCCAGAAACAGAATTAA
- a CDS encoding TIGR02391 family protein, producing MTKSFDDITLRNISDIISNLLTHTKITEHLAGANISQSQIGTNKTDRLFYALKEKQIQDNCGNNVLAFVVRLLNPKRYNSEDEFERDRTTINEKLVYEGIEIDKTGQPRLVEKAKTISEAKSRSLKIKEKVHGIGVHSEILPYCEAEWLKENYFHSILEITKSVAERLRQKSGYTSDGADLVDDCFALGKDKRPMLAFNMLNNPSEESEHKGFGNFCKGFFSMYRNPKAHNPKILEDTQLSEMTEVLVVATIIHNKLDNTYKTGLK from the coding sequence ATGACAAAATCCTTTGATGACATAACCTTGCGAAATATATCTGACATTATATCAAATCTATTAACGCATACAAAAATCACAGAACATTTAGCTGGTGCTAATATTTCTCAATCGCAAATTGGTACAAACAAAACCGACAGACTTTTTTATGCATTAAAAGAAAAGCAAATACAAGACAATTGTGGAAATAATGTATTGGCATTTGTAGTTAGGTTATTAAATCCTAAAAGATATAATTCCGAAGACGAATTTGAAAGAGACAGAACAACTATCAATGAAAAATTAGTTTACGAAGGGATAGAAATTGATAAAACCGGACAACCCCGACTAGTTGAAAAGGCTAAAACCATTTCAGAAGCTAAAAGCAGGTCACTTAAAATCAAAGAAAAAGTACACGGTATCGGAGTTCATTCAGAAATTTTACCATACTGCGAAGCCGAATGGCTGAAAGAAAATTATTTTCACTCTATACTAGAAATCACAAAAAGTGTTGCGGAAAGACTTAGGCAGAAAAGTGGCTATACTTCAGATGGAGCAGATCTGGTTGATGATTGTTTTGCTTTAGGAAAAGACAAAAGACCTATGCTTGCTTTTAATATGCTGAATAATCCAAGCGAAGAAAGTGAGCATAAGGGTTTCGGCAACTTCTGTAAAGGATTTTTTTCTATGTACCGAAATCCAAAAGCGCATAACCCGAAAATATTAGAAGACACTCAACTTTCAGAAATGACTGAAGTATTGGTTGTAGCTACAATTATTCATAACAAACTTGATAACACTTACAAAACAGGACTTAAATAG
- a CDS encoding phospholipase D-like domain-containing protein: protein MILERENILTLIGSRRYHSAILTTFSFDFYFFEMKAMKWLRSCGVRNINVFIDGHYYSELMQQATGEEMQLSAGYSLYPVFQKSVFHPKIWMLFGEKEGLLIVGSGNLTNSGNGNNDEIWGAFHFDIRSTENSSVFSSAWDYLSTLSSSVKGQMNEKTTKWILEHSKWLNELPKTKPFQFFETSQKEKVAFLFNTETTSIWNELLKHLSNEKVVEITTISPYYDKNGKVLQELNSLFPSAIVKVILDESGLIPSAMQVSKAFTFYDWCDAGVSKIQYAKSGNSKSKLHGKIIHFKTKNGKEFCLFGSANITPAGLGLLGKNSNAEVSLLIQSEKGGLLNQLGIKLKTSNSKSLDEFTATTNQSIYETIIKNNQFKVQLLCAELIYDEFILHSTGTYTDEFKVVFFDKQNRFLYSKTFSNYAKELKITVNLELGSFLYVQLTNVNDGIISNKLLISDYFLLAKTHPNPKTEEIEKIYSEIQNGELSKVLDLLHYAIFDETENETGASFLDSRRNTFTKLNDDKEPEKLYDLSSYKAIENSGFEKNLLLSSLSLRVLDVLKFINLNGISTNKKADISIDEQEDDLGNINGNEEGEVATVRNLSFVMLKSEKRKLMNYFDNLYNYQQEILYGNSRPKTYRPTLTDLTKYLIALELISEYGGKSAKYDEQDTHHFFSYLPFVDDYDNNNVKGCCLNLIGDFLMLARSGFKAYEFDYTKKKIEELKKEALINTIVCLINNRWKDDELHYFFTMALNALHYLGWRNVDDFNSNFVELKSKINIRISELKNRTKGFEKNLEIFYERLCPSFIKVIEQIEDKNFDTSAVNGQIIYKSPWGYSYVQYVNKTNDFTLIRPGFMWDYDKEDYIKHSPDEIYLPLKLSSFICTDL, encoded by the coding sequence ATGATACTAGAAAGAGAAAACATACTAACATTGATAGGAAGCAGAAGATATCATTCTGCAATTCTTACTACCTTCAGCTTTGACTTTTATTTTTTTGAAATGAAAGCAATGAAATGGTTGCGTTCTTGTGGCGTGAGAAACATCAACGTTTTTATTGATGGACATTATTATTCAGAGTTAATGCAACAAGCGACAGGAGAAGAAATGCAACTTTCTGCCGGTTATTCACTTTATCCTGTTTTTCAAAAGTCAGTATTCCATCCAAAAATTTGGATGTTGTTTGGTGAAAAAGAAGGATTGCTTATTGTTGGTTCTGGAAACCTTACAAATTCTGGAAATGGCAACAATGATGAGATTTGGGGAGCATTTCATTTTGATATTCGTTCAACCGAAAATTCATCAGTCTTTTCGTCAGCTTGGGATTATCTATCAACTCTTTCATCGTCAGTTAAGGGACAGATGAATGAAAAAACTACAAAATGGATACTTGAACATTCTAAATGGCTGAATGAATTGCCAAAGACAAAACCATTTCAATTTTTCGAAACGTCGCAAAAAGAGAAGGTTGCTTTCCTGTTTAATACTGAAACAACTTCTATTTGGAACGAACTTTTAAAACATCTTAGCAATGAGAAAGTAGTAGAAATAACTACCATTTCTCCATATTATGACAAAAATGGGAAAGTATTGCAAGAACTTAATTCTCTTTTTCCTTCAGCCATAGTAAAAGTCATATTGGATGAAAGTGGTTTAATCCCTTCTGCAATGCAAGTGAGCAAAGCGTTTACATTTTACGATTGGTGTGATGCAGGCGTAAGCAAAATCCAATATGCAAAATCTGGAAACTCAAAATCAAAACTTCACGGGAAGATTATTCATTTCAAGACAAAAAATGGAAAAGAGTTTTGCTTGTTCGGTAGTGCCAATATTACACCTGCAGGATTGGGATTATTGGGCAAAAATTCAAATGCAGAAGTTTCACTTCTTATTCAGTCAGAAAAAGGTGGATTATTAAATCAATTAGGCATAAAACTGAAAACAAGCAATAGTAAAAGCCTTGATGAATTTACAGCGACTACAAATCAGTCAATTTATGAAACTATAATCAAGAACAATCAATTTAAAGTACAGTTGCTTTGTGCAGAGTTGATTTATGATGAATTTATACTTCATTCCACTGGAACTTATACCGATGAATTCAAGGTTGTTTTCTTCGATAAACAAAACCGATTTTTGTATTCCAAAACTTTCTCAAATTATGCGAAAGAGCTAAAAATAACAGTCAATTTAGAATTAGGCAGTTTCCTATATGTGCAATTGACAAATGTTAATGATGGGATTATCTCAAATAAACTATTAATTTCCGATTATTTCCTTTTGGCGAAAACGCATCCTAACCCAAAAACAGAGGAAATTGAGAAAATTTATAGCGAAATTCAAAATGGCGAACTAAGTAAAGTTCTTGACTTGTTGCATTACGCCATCTTTGACGAAACAGAAAATGAGACAGGAGCCAGCTTTTTAGATAGCAGAAGAAACACGTTTACAAAGTTGAATGATGACAAAGAACCTGAAAAACTTTACGATCTCTCTTCCTATAAAGCAATAGAAAATTCTGGATTTGAAAAAAACCTTCTACTCTCTTCTCTTTCCCTACGTGTTTTAGATGTTTTGAAGTTCATCAATTTAAATGGAATTTCAACAAATAAAAAAGCTGATATAAGTATTGATGAGCAAGAAGACGATTTAGGCAACATAAATGGAAATGAGGAAGGAGAAGTGGCAACGGTTCGTAACCTCTCCTTTGTCATGCTTAAATCTGAAAAAAGAAAGTTGATGAACTACTTTGATAACCTTTACAATTACCAACAAGAAATTCTCTATGGGAATAGTCGACCAAAAACATATAGGCCTACACTTACAGATTTGACTAAATATTTAATCGCTCTTGAGTTGATAAGTGAATACGGAGGGAAATCTGCAAAGTATGACGAACAAGACACGCACCATTTTTTCAGTTATTTACCATTTGTAGACGATTATGACAATAACAATGTAAAGGGTTGTTGTTTAAACTTAATTGGCGACTTTTTGATGCTGGCAAGAAGCGGATTTAAAGCGTATGAATTTGACTATACAAAAAAGAAAATCGAGGAACTAAAAAAAGAGGCACTCATAAATACAATTGTTTGCTTAATTAACAATCGATGGAAAGATGATGAATTACATTACTTTTTTACTATGGCTTTAAATGCACTTCATTATTTAGGTTGGAGGAATGTAGATGATTTCAATAGCAATTTTGTAGAATTAAAATCCAAAATTAATATTAGAATTTCTGAGTTGAAAAACAGGACAAAAGGATTTGAAAAAAACTTAGAGATATTTTACGAAAGACTATGTCCTTCGTTTATAAAAGTGATTGAACAGATTGAAGATAAGAACTTTGATACATCAGCAGTTAACGGGCAAATTATTTACAAATCGCCTTGGGGTTATAGCTACGTTCAGTACGTAAATAAAACAAACGATTTTACTTTAATCAGACCTGGCTTTATGTGGGACTATGATAAAGAAGATTACATAAAACACAGTCCAGACGAAATTTATTTACCTCTAAAACTCTCATCTTTTATATGCACCGATTTGTAA
- a CDS encoding helix-turn-helix domain-containing protein → MEVIAIQKSALDGMTNELKALLELTENATMKYISIFKEEKWLDNQEVCLMMKITKRTLQTYKDKGLLPYSKLNRKNYYKLSDVRALLEAGQPYNTNDNGFTDE, encoded by the coding sequence ATGGAAGTTATCGCAATACAAAAATCCGCATTGGATGGAATGACAAATGAACTGAAAGCACTTTTGGAATTGACCGAAAATGCCACAATGAAATACATTTCAATTTTCAAAGAAGAAAAATGGCTAGATAACCAGGAAGTTTGTTTGATGATGAAGATTACTAAACGGACTTTGCAGACCTACAAGGACAAAGGGCTGTTACCTTATTCCAAACTGAACCGCAAGAATTATTATAAACTCTCGGACGTACGGGCTTTGCTCGAAGCTGGACAGCCGTACAATACCAATGATAATGGATTTACTGACGAATGA
- a CDS encoding helix-turn-helix domain-containing protein has protein sequence MDLLTNDNEEIISHQEMILILRDRIENILKNYRPVMNGEIYLSGEDVCKLLHISKRTLQQYRDDNILPYIQIGGKIIYKETDLMTILEQNYINHKTNSD, from the coding sequence ATGGATTTACTGACGAATGATAATGAAGAAATCATTTCCCATCAAGAAATGATTTTGATATTGAGAGACCGTATTGAAAATATATTAAAAAACTATCGTCCCGTAATGAATGGAGAAATTTATTTGTCGGGCGAAGATGTATGCAAACTGTTACACATTAGCAAACGCACTTTACAGCAATATCGTGATGATAATATCCTGCCGTATATTCAGATTGGTGGCAAAATTATTTATAAGGAAACAGATTTGATGACAATATTGGAGCAGAATTATATCAATCACAAAACTAATTCAGACTAA
- a CDS encoding response regulator codes for METGTAQKKITLAFINDKSPILDFICKDLIASGTEVLFRSESMEDGLSQLSSLNELPKICIIDLDFYNKNVFVELQELRTKYPTIKLIAHSDIDDEKVGKYLLDIGFSSYLLIGNDAEYFRKVIEAVIN; via the coding sequence ATGGAAACTGGTACAGCACAAAAAAAAATTACACTCGCCTTTATCAATGATAAAAGCCCAATTTTAGATTTCATTTGTAAAGACCTCATTGCTTCGGGAACTGAAGTCTTATTTCGTTCAGAAAGCATGGAAGATGGACTGTCACAATTATCTTCATTAAATGAACTCCCAAAAATTTGTATTATCGACCTTGATTTTTACAACAAGAATGTTTTTGTTGAACTTCAAGAATTAAGAACAAAATATCCAACTATAAAACTTATTGCACATAGTGATATTGATGATGAGAAAGTGGGTAAATATCTTTTAGATATTGGTTTTTCAAGTTACTTGCTGATTGGTAATGATGCGGAATATTTTAGAAAAGTAATAGAAGCCGTTATCAATTAG